Proteins from a genomic interval of Candidatus Aquicultor sp.:
- a CDS encoding SRPBCC family protein: protein MPLVEESIDIKMSADQLYPIISDFESYPEIMEGVKKVTVLERGDGYTVSEWISEVDKRVIRWVERDTYIPEENRIDFKLVEGDLKMFDGFWKLDENGVNTNVTFNIEFEFGIPMLAALLHPLLAKKLRVNMRDMLADLKKRAEA, encoded by the coding sequence CGATTGATATAAAAATGAGCGCGGATCAACTATATCCGATTATTTCAGATTTCGAGAGCTATCCGGAGATCATGGAAGGCGTAAAGAAGGTTACCGTGCTTGAGCGAGGGGATGGGTACACGGTCTCCGAGTGGATAAGCGAAGTCGATAAGCGCGTTATCAGGTGGGTTGAAAGAGACACCTATATACCGGAGGAAAACCGGATCGATTTTAAGCTGGTCGAGGGCGATCTGAAAATGTTCGACGGGTTTTGGAAGCTTGATGAGAACGGCGTGAATACAAACGTCACGTTCAACATTGAGTTTGAGTTCGGGATACCGATGCTGGCAGCGCTTCTTCACCCGTTACTGGCGAAAAAACTTCGCGTCAACATGAGAGACATGCTTGCGGATTTGAAGAAACGCGCAGAAGCATAG
- a CDS encoding mannose-1-phosphate guanyltransferase, producing the protein MKAVVMAGGEGTRLRPLTSNQPKPMVPILNKPCMGYILDLLREHEIVDIVATLQFLPQIIKNYFGMGDDYGVNMHYSIEDQPLGTAGSVKEAEDFLDETFIVISGDAMTDFDLTSLVEYHRRKGALVTIALKRVENPLEFGVVITEESGQIERFLEKPSWGQVFSDTVNTGIYVLEPEIFKYIPKGEKFDFSKDLFPILLANGAPMYGCILDGYWCDIGNFEQYMQAHRDIMDLKSKIQPPGIRMRDNVWIGDGADVDLSVDISGPVVIGQNAKIEPGAEIEEYSVIGNNVVMKSSAHVHRSVIWDNAFIGPQTHIHGALIGKNCDIKNGVRIEENVVIGDDSVIGDGAVINHDVKIYPFKRVDEAAVINSNLIWESRGMRSLFGAKGVSGLINIDITVDLAMKLAMAYGTTLKKGARVVVSQDASRPARMIKRAMVAGLNSTGVDCNDLRIASSSMNRFLIQIGQEMGGVHIRTSPFDQQSMEIHFYDSNGINIKEGVQRDIEKNYFRQDFRRVFYNDIGETEFPQRSIEAYRDALLNAVDLGKIQERRFKVVVDYAFGSTALIMPHLLEKLNCDVIGLNAYTNESRTTISPEQVGAAVQQLSKVVETFKADFGVMIDSGGEKVTIVDDRGKLLTPDEALHLFTAFAAQYEGIGKIAVPLTVSSVVEQMAGMFNRDVIRTKVSTRSLMEAALEGGTVFVGAQGGGYIFPKFIPAYDGVMTLFKLMEYLAMSSRPLSEHVASLPAYFLSHKNTFCPWDKKGLVMRRVMEESKDNDIELIDGVKIKNTSSWALVLPDPDEPVVRIYAEGSSEKEAEYEVDRFVDFVKQVVETEE; encoded by the coding sequence ATGAAGGCAGTAGTAATGGCGGGCGGCGAAGGAACAAGGCTGCGTCCCTTAACAAGTAATCAGCCGAAGCCAATGGTGCCGATTCTGAACAAGCCGTGCATGGGCTATATCCTTGATCTTCTCAGGGAACACGAGATAGTGGATATAGTGGCCACCTTGCAGTTTCTCCCACAGATCATCAAGAACTATTTCGGCATGGGTGACGACTACGGCGTTAACATGCACTACTCTATCGAGGACCAGCCGCTCGGCACGGCGGGGAGCGTTAAAGAGGCCGAAGATTTTCTGGACGAGACGTTCATCGTAATCAGCGGTGACGCTATGACCGATTTCGACCTGACCAGCCTGGTAGAATATCACAGGCGAAAAGGCGCGCTGGTCACAATCGCGCTCAAGCGGGTTGAAAACCCGCTTGAATTTGGCGTTGTCATCACCGAAGAATCGGGCCAAATCGAGCGTTTTCTTGAGAAGCCATCCTGGGGCCAGGTGTTCAGCGACACCGTAAACACGGGCATTTACGTGCTCGAACCGGAGATATTCAAATATATTCCTAAAGGCGAGAAGTTCGATTTCAGCAAAGATCTCTTTCCGATATTGCTTGCCAACGGCGCGCCGATGTACGGGTGCATCCTCGACGGCTACTGGTGCGATATCGGCAATTTTGAGCAATATATGCAGGCGCATCGCGATATCATGGATTTAAAATCGAAGATTCAACCGCCGGGTATCCGCATGCGCGACAACGTATGGATCGGCGACGGAGCCGATGTCGACCTCTCGGTCGATATTTCGGGGCCGGTCGTTATCGGTCAAAACGCCAAGATTGAGCCGGGTGCCGAAATTGAGGAATACTCGGTTATCGGCAATAACGTCGTTATGAAATCAAGCGCGCACGTACACCGCAGCGTTATTTGGGACAACGCTTTTATCGGGCCGCAAACCCACATCCACGGGGCGCTTATCGGCAAAAACTGCGATATCAAGAACGGCGTTCGCATTGAAGAGAACGTTGTCATCGGCGATGATTCCGTTATCGGCGACGGCGCGGTTATCAACCATGACGTTAAGATTTACCCGTTCAAACGCGTTGATGAAGCGGCCGTTATCAATTCCAATCTGATTTGGGAATCGCGAGGCATGCGAAGCCTCTTTGGCGCGAAAGGCGTCAGTGGTCTCATAAATATCGACATCACCGTCGATCTTGCGATGAAACTTGCGATGGCATACGGCACGACCCTTAAGAAAGGCGCTCGCGTTGTCGTAAGCCAGGATGCGAGCCGGCCGGCGCGCATGATAAAACGAGCGATGGTCGCCGGTTTAAACTCCACCGGCGTAGACTGTAATGACCTTCGAATTGCCTCGTCCTCGATGAACAGGTTCCTGATTCAGATCGGCCAGGAGATGGGCGGCGTACATATCCGCACATCCCCGTTCGATCAGCAATCGATGGAGATACATTTCTACGATTCAAACGGTATCAATATTAAAGAAGGCGTCCAGCGCGATATCGAGAAGAACTATTTCCGCCAGGATTTCAGACGCGTGTTCTATAACGATATCGGCGAGACCGAATTCCCGCAGCGCTCGATTGAAGCGTACCGGGACGCGCTTTTGAACGCGGTCGATCTTGGAAAGATCCAGGAGCGCAGGTTTAAGGTCGTTGTCGACTATGCGTTCGGCAGCACGGCTCTGATCATGCCGCATCTTCTGGAAAAGCTTAATTGTGATGTTATCGGGCTTAACGCATACACCAACGAGAGCAGGACGACGATATCGCCCGAGCAGGTAGGCGCCGCAGTGCAGCAGCTTTCAAAAGTCGTCGAGACGTTTAAGGCCGATTTTGGCGTCATGATCGACAGCGGCGGCGAGAAAGTTACGATCGTTGATGATCGTGGCAAGTTGCTGACGCCGGATGAGGCATTACACTTATTCACAGCGTTCGCCGCACAATACGAGGGTATCGGAAAAATTGCCGTGCCGCTTACCGTATCATCGGTTGTCGAACAAATGGCCGGCATGTTTAACCGCGATGTCATACGCACGAAAGTCAGCACAAGATCGCTCATGGAGGCCGCGCTCGAAGGTGGTACGGTCTTCGTCGGCGCTCAAGGCGGGGGTTATATTTTCCCGAAATTCATACCGGCATATGACGGCGTCATGACGCTGTTTAAGCTTATGGAGTATCTGGCAATGTCGAGCAGGCCGCTATCGGAGCACGTGGCCAGCCTGCCGGCGTATTTCCTGTCGCATAAGAACACGTTCTGTCCGTGGGATAAAAAGGGTCTGGTTATGCGACGTGTTATGGAAGAATCAAAAGATAATGATATCGAGCTTATCGACGGCGTAAAGATCAAGAATACCAGCAGCTGGGCGCTTGTATTGCCGGACCCGGACGAACCGGTTGTTCGCATATACGCCGAAGGCAGTTCTGAGAAAGAAGCTGAATATGAGGTCGACCGGTTTGTCGATTTCGTTAAGCAAGTAGTTGAAACTGAAGAGTAG
- a CDS encoding phosphoglucomutase/phosphomannomutase family protein yields MAESVIKFGTDGWRAVMNDTFIISNVQVVAQAIADYVKGEGLADKGVVIGYDMRFFAERFANECASVLAGNGIPVYMPRRSMPTPVTAYAIKIYDAAGAIMLTASHNPPEYNGIKFIPEYAGPASPEITGKIERHIVENQQANRLMTSPVEGNELIREIEPFPEYTKQIERLIDFETLRNTKLNVALDPMYGAAQGLMDTLLAEAGCAVATIHNYRDVLFGGSYPDPSEAHLSELKDIVIRDKADIGLALDGDADRFGAVDYDGTYIKANQVLSLVAVHLLKNREYKGVLVRTVATTHLLDEIAKAYNTEAVEVPVGFKYIAQVMMERPVVVGGEESGGLSIQGHIPEKDGLLADLLLAEMVAYEKKPLTEILGDIYAAYGDFYTKRLDIHLTQARKDELLNGLKNDPPQAIAGEAVIETRTVDGIKFILASGDWMLCRPSGTEPLIRVYIESRDKGRFKALEEYATQLLS; encoded by the coding sequence ATGGCGGAATCGGTTATTAAGTTTGGAACGGATGGTTGGCGTGCGGTTATGAACGATACGTTTATAATCTCGAATGTTCAAGTGGTTGCACAGGCAATCGCCGATTATGTAAAGGGTGAAGGCCTGGCAGATAAGGGTGTTGTTATTGGTTACGATATGCGGTTTTTTGCGGAGCGTTTTGCAAACGAGTGCGCATCCGTGCTGGCAGGCAACGGCATACCGGTATATATGCCTCGCAGGTCAATGCCGACACCGGTCACTGCTTACGCGATAAAGATTTATGACGCGGCCGGCGCTATTATGCTGACCGCGAGTCATAACCCGCCGGAATACAACGGGATAAAATTCATTCCCGAATACGCGGGCCCGGCAAGCCCGGAAATCACGGGAAAGATCGAGCGGCATATCGTGGAGAACCAGCAGGCTAACCGCCTTATGACCTCGCCGGTCGAGGGAAACGAGCTTATTCGTGAAATTGAGCCGTTCCCGGAATATACCAAGCAGATCGAGCGGCTGATCGATTTTGAAACGCTTCGCAACACAAAGCTGAACGTTGCGCTCGATCCGATGTACGGCGCCGCACAGGGCTTGATGGACACGCTCTTGGCGGAAGCGGGCTGTGCCGTCGCAACCATCCATAACTACCGGGACGTCCTCTTTGGCGGCTCGTATCCCGATCCTAGCGAGGCGCATCTGTCCGAACTAAAGGATATCGTCATTAGAGACAAAGCCGATATCGGCCTCGCGCTCGATGGGGATGCCGACAGGTTCGGCGCGGTCGATTATGACGGCACGTATATCAAGGCCAACCAGGTATTAAGCCTTGTGGCGGTGCATCTGCTGAAAAACAGAGAGTATAAAGGTGTCTTAGTTCGCACGGTAGCGACGACGCACCTCCTCGATGAAATCGCAAAAGCTTACAATACGGAGGCCGTCGAAGTACCTGTCGGCTTTAAATACATCGCTCAGGTTATGATGGAGCGCCCGGTTGTCGTTGGCGGTGAAGAGAGCGGCGGTTTGAGCATCCAGGGTCATATCCCCGAGAAAGACGGCCTGCTTGCCGACCTGCTCCTTGCGGAGATGGTCGCGTATGAGAAGAAGCCGCTCACCGAAATACTCGGCGATATTTATGCGGCATACGGCGATTTCTATACGAAACGCCTCGATATACATTTAACGCAAGCAAGAAAAGATGAGCTGCTCAACGGGCTTAAGAACGATCCGCCGCAAGCTATCGCAGGTGAGGCTGTTATCGAAACCCGGACGGTAGACGGTATAAAGTTCATATTAGCGAGCGGGGATTGGATGCTGTGCCGCCCGTCCGGTACCGAACCGCTTATCCGGGTCTACATTGAATCGCGGGATAAAGGACGATTTAAAGCACTCGAAGAGTATGCGACCCAGCTTCTTTCCTAA
- the pgsA gene encoding CDP-diacylglycerol--glycerol-3-phosphate 3-phosphatidyltransferase yields the protein MEIALNVPNLLTLFRLLLVPVFVVAALSGSATYSIVAALAFGVAAATDWLDGYAARRLGQVTEFGKVADPVVDRILIAAALIVLYVKISALVPLWAIALVLGRDALMVIGWLFMYGSGKQGEVIMVGKTATAVLMISAFLLLFDAGGAFKAIEPMGIVLFYSGVLLSLISGLIYVRKSLSLLSDKG from the coding sequence ATGGAGATAGCCCTCAATGTACCGAATCTTTTAACCTTGTTCAGGCTGCTGCTCGTGCCGGTGTTTGTTGTTGCAGCATTATCGGGGAGTGCGACATATAGCATAGTAGCAGCGCTTGCTTTCGGTGTCGCAGCCGCTACCGATTGGCTCGACGGTTATGCCGCGCGCCGTTTGGGGCAGGTTACGGAGTTCGGGAAAGTCGCCGATCCGGTCGTCGATCGCATTCTGATTGCGGCCGCGCTGATCGTGCTTTATGTAAAGATAAGCGCGCTTGTTCCGTTATGGGCGATTGCGCTTGTGCTTGGCAGAGACGCGCTCATGGTTATCGGATGGCTTTTCATGTATGGTTCCGGAAAACAAGGCGAAGTTATAATGGTGGGAAAGACTGCGACCGCTGTTTTAATGATCTCAGCATTCCTGCTGTTATTCGATGCAGGCGGTGCGTTCAAAGCGATAGAGCCGATGGGTATAGTACTATTTTATTCGGGCGTCCTGCTGTCATTGATATCGGGATTAATATACGTACGCAAGAGCCTATCGCTGTTGTCGGATAAGGGGTAG
- a CDS encoding MBL fold metallo-hydrolase: MAMRIGTAITWLGHACFIIQSSAGLRILTDPYNPKTGYTFPDVTADIVTISHHHTDHDEVGAVKGTPRIIETPIVVTIEDITFDGIPSYHDEALGSKRGANIMFIFSIDGRRIAHMGDFGEESLTKEQFDALNGVDVLMIPVGGNYTIDGTQAAEIAQQVKPKVVIPMHYKTRNSTLQIVGPEAFLANMSDVAKKGSSVEITASTLPKRTEVWLMEYIQ; this comes from the coding sequence ATGGCTATGAGAATTGGCACGGCCATAACGTGGTTAGGGCATGCATGCTTTATTATACAAAGCAGTGCGGGGCTTAGAATCTTAACCGATCCATACAACCCGAAAACCGGATACACTTTTCCCGACGTCACAGCAGATATCGTTACCATCAGCCACCATCACACGGACCACGATGAAGTAGGGGCGGTCAAAGGGACACCCCGCATTATCGAGACTCCGATAGTAGTGACTATCGAAGATATAACCTTCGACGGCATTCCTTCATATCACGATGAAGCGCTCGGTTCAAAGCGCGGCGCAAATATAATGTTCATCTTTAGCATCGACGGTCGAAGAATCGCCCACATGGGTGACTTCGGCGAGGAGTCGTTGACTAAAGAGCAGTTCGATGCCCTGAACGGCGTCGATGTTCTCATGATTCCGGTTGGCGGCAATTACACGATCGATGGCACGCAGGCGGCCGAAATAGCACAGCAAGTTAAGCCAAAAGTTGTTATCCCAATGCATTACAAAACTCGTAACAGCACTTTGCAGATTGTCGGCCCTGAAGCGTTTCTAGCAAACATGAGCGATGTAGCAAAAAAGGGCAGCAGCGTTGAGATAACCGCTTCGACTCTACCCAAGCGCACAGAAGTTTGGCTTATGGAATATATACAGTAA